agatagaagaagttAGGAGTCCGCTTGTAGAACAgggaaacatttttcaagatcaagcagtgacccactggaaagcagaaggttacaacaaaaatccccagtacTCAATCCAAGacagaagcaacaagaagctcgccccaagaatgcaagtccacagtctgggatgatcaacagaaactggtcaccaaaaaacaaaacaaaaaaacaagaagaaaaagagaaaaaaaaagaaaaaaagaaaaagaatccgaagcacggatgtggagaacaaatgtggtctgctcaagaactagcgcctacatctagcaagtatcaaggttcagatccaaagtctgtatgaagcaccattcaagactcaagaccaagtttcagaagacttaagagataggaatccttgtaactagtagctgataggcttagctagtctttttcagttttcatttttgttgtaatgacaggaccgcggaccggaacctcaacggaacggcacctcgatcggctctccacctcggtacacttcactatctctctcattcccgaactacacgtggcctgattcctgtataaccaaggatatgtaggcagctcagataccagggctcggtcacattccctccctttccttaagtgtagtccgtccaagtaatggtcgggtcaaaaacacgtctagtcgttctttgtcggaaaactcttcgtgtttccagtcaaagaggggcagctgtaagcacgtgatttttgaccctccccgagaattttcacatttttagcgtgaatatgtgaaattgggtctagtatagctattttaactatttttactttatttcgttgcaaaaagaaaaatttcaaaaaaatatatataaattttagtttatgtatctctcataaacttgaaaaatacaaaaaaattgcactttatttttgtactttatataatttcgaaaattacaaaaaaataaataaaacatagttctattaaggttttatagtcattttaactttgaaaaatacaaaaaatattacctcatattttatcttaatatttaaaacaaaaattacaaaaaaatagtttcattaatattttgtagctattttaaaccttgaaaaatatttaaaaaagatatagttttgtttaaatactagtcttatttttggtagttattttgcttacataggactagttaagcaacgtgttcctatttctcgggtccgggcaaaagaataatattcgggtttaaactacccggttttaggcctaattttcggacctagcccataataaaccgtgtccaggacacgtggggaaccccaccacgcgtgggggacatatgcctcgaaccccaccacgcgtggggctcattttcatgggcattgtattaCAAAAACACGGACAAAAGCATAAAAGGACAGGGGGAAATTTTGAAGGGAACGAACGGACTTGAAAAATTTGAAGGGAACgactactgttcctctttcttcttcaaagaagAAAGTAAGAAAACCCTACTGCACCCCAGCGTCGGAAGCCCACCGgcaacctcctcctcctcctgtcCAAACAACTACCTTGCCCCCGTCAAACCTCCATCCATAACCCAGCCCGACGAGCAGCAACAACGTCGTCACTGTCCAAACACCATATCCGAAAACCACCCTCAAACCTAACCCAAAACCACCACGAAAACCACCAGTCCATCACCTTCCCCCAGCTGACCCCTCGTCGTCAACCACCACTGCCCCATCGTCGGAGCTCCAGCTCCAGTCCGCCACCTTCCCATCGCCAAATAACCTAGCTCAGCACCACCACCAAACGCCACTGCCCAGACGACCCCTAGCAGCCCCGGCGACCAACCTGTAATACCACGCCAAGGCGACCATCCAGTCGCACCCCCACGTTCAAACGGTTGCCTGCAAACGTCCAGCCATGAACAACCTTTCCTCCTTGCCATGACTGACCAAGAAAACACACATACGCACAAGCTGAAACCTAACGAAAACGTTCAACAAAAcagcccagaagttctgtccgggatgagttccgtcgaggtcgacttcggttcgtcgaggtccggtacgccGAGGTTGTTGCTGTCCATTTTGGCGAGGTCGAGATGTTGAAACTCGACGTTGCTGTTTAACGTGAGTATTCATGttatcaatgcaggttaatgcatgctagtcatgtatgtgtgctgttaggtgaaaaaaaacattcccagtgtaataagttgtacctttagacttagtctgagggtgtaatatattctctaatgtaagccaaataggaaaactatccactttagttaaaattctttctccttttgccagattgtcccatataaattgataaactcatttcacagaacaaagaatcagtcctaggcctcaatctcatgaaggccgagcccaaatcgaaacaaatcagttaggcccatatcgaaaaagggggcctaagtctggccatctcgcatgagctaggtttgggcccataattttcggctagttatccataatcgcagtcacattttattattctgtaaaagcattttaaatcctgttataagtaaactcgcaatcatgtaattaattaggactgtctaccgttttcaattgatagagacgaacacgacaagaaacgtagttgctataggatatccttttaaaataagaacgagatgagcctcgatgaaaataaacaaaacacgcagatgcggggcccttgttaaatgtaaatcattgaagcatttagtttcccggacgggttgtttagcaaatctcacaaccttcctaaaatgacaacacgttagtctctttaggatacgctttaataaactttaccttcttaaactcgggtgcacatttatgtgacccaaatccaaatctcgacggattcgaaatgcctctctaatcacgggtacattgactgtgacgtggttcgagatgcatgtccatgacgttgcaaattcattagaaataaagaacgaggtgagcctcgccaaataaaaatacaaattgcggggccctcaataaatattgctttaaaaattgtttaggcttcgggatggaccgtttagtaaaattccacggtcctacccaaaataaatacgctagtcgctttaggcgcgcctttaataatttaatttccttaaactcgggtgcacattgatgtgacccaaatccaaatctcaacggagtcaaagtgtgtcgacgaccacgggtacattgattgtaacgcggttcgagatacattttcacaacgttgcaattcttgataaaaacagtaaatgataaaagcggttaaaagttaaattttgcacataagttcacacttgtataaaatcagataatcaagccgaatataacagttgagcgaccgtgctagaaccacggaactcgggaatgcctaacaccttctcccgggttaacaaaattccttatccggatttctggtgtacgcagactgtaatatagagtcattattttcctcgattcgggattaaaattggtgacttgggacaccctaaatctcccaagtggcgactctgaaataaataaacaaatcccgtttcgattgtcctttaattggaaaaaacccacctgcgcccctcgggcgcggaaaaaggaggtgtgacaatatgttACTCAAATGCAGGTTGTTAATGCGTCAATTGAAGATATCAACAATCAACCATAACTTCAGAGAGGGTAATGCAGTAGCTCAGCATCTAGCTCAGGAAGGAATCAACCACTTCAAGGCAAAAACGAGTATCTACCATGCACGTCCACCTTATTTAGTTGAAGTTTTTTTGGAAAAGGACATGAATGGCGTATGTTTTGGAACAAAACTCTTAAGTTCCTCGGTTTTTAACAACCTAATAGCTATAAACAATAGAAATGTCCTTAGGGACTACGTAGATGTATGTAAAACGTTACCAGTTTACTAGTAATTAATATATGTTTCGTTATCgttaaaaaaagaagttaaatgtgGTACCAAATGTATGAAGCTACAAGAATCCTAGGCcagatactccctccgtttcagtttatgtaaacctatttcttttttggtccgttccaaaaagaatgattactttttaaatttgaaaacaatttagcttaaagttccAATTCTTCCTTaatgggcgtttggacataagaactGTAAAATTCCaaataaagtgaaaaaaaaaattcaagtaatAATAGTATTTGAacattagagttgtgtttggacatgactATAATTTTAggttagtttttgaagttttgtgagtgatataagtgaaaattttgaaaaactacttcttggagtttttcaaattttaaaaaaattccaaaatgcatcttcaagtgaaaatttaaaattttatgacCAAACACTAATTTCGAAAAAGAAGTGGAAAATTTTTTATGTCCAAAGAGGCTCTTagtgagaagtttttataaccacacaaatactctagaccttttttgacttgtttaggaccacaaattccaaaagtcatcatttattttaaaatttcttGCCCAGTCAAAACATTAACATTTCTGATAATTTTCGTAAGGTCGTGATCATTGTTAcacaaaataatatttttgttatggtggatgtctactcttcttccatgattttcatctcaaatgcttaacgACTTATTCAATGACAtatcaatgacatattccatgacatattttcttcactttttatgcctatataaaggccttgtaatagataggaaaatacaaacaattgaagaagaaaatctcttccttttctctatctttatttttgttcatgttttactaaattgcttttatttcttgttcatgttttactaaattatttttattttataacacgttatcagcacgaagtcTCTAACCTCAAGGTTGAACTCCACTTCTTACGAGGTATATCTCTATGATTTACTGTCAAAATTATCAAGCCTAATAattctttagttttttttttccagataTACATATGAGTATATTCCGCCAAATGAATACTAgttcctttatttattttctttcttgtgaTGTTTCATCATAATATAAACTTGAAcatcattttttttattcatgaatatagtactGACAAAGATCGATGAACAAAAGTGTAAATCTTTTGGAAAATAGAAATAATCCTTCTAACACAATGGAAAACGGAAATAATCATGAATCTCATGACGTTATAGTAAATATTCCTAGTAATAATCTCATAGCTAAGAGGAGCTAATAAAATTTCATTATCCAGTACATTGGGAACAATAGACGTATAGACGAATATAACATTATCATTCATTTGGATTGGTATTTATCACCTAAATATCATACAGAATCAGAAGAGTTTAGTGTAATCATTTCTTTACGCTATTATCCTAataatttctaattatttatCTTCTTTGATAGTCTTCACTATGTCTTTACGCTGAATTTGTCATCATAGTTGTGTATGTTGGTGACTTGAATATCATTGGCACTTCGAAAAAGGTTGTAGagtgtttgaagaaagaatttgaaatgaaatattttggtaagacaaaattttgtcttggcctCCAAATTGAGCATGTACCAAATGGaatttttgtccatcaatcaacatacactgaAAAGGTTTTAAAGCGATTTTACATGGATAatgcacatccattgagtaccgcAATGGTTGTGAGATCGCTTGacataaataaagatccatttcggcctcaagaaaatgatgaagagctcgTTGGTGATGAAactccatatcttagtgcaattggggcactGATGTATCTTGCCAACAATACTCGACCAGATATTGCTTTTGCAGTGAGCTTATTAGCAAGATTCAGCTCCTCTCCAACAAGAAGACATTGGAATGGTGTTAAGCATATATTTAGATATCTTCGGGGAACCATAGATATGGGATTGTTTTATTCTAATGAATTCAAGTCAGAAATGATTGGCTATGCCGATGCAggttatttgtctgatccacataaAGCCCGATCTCAAACAGACTATttgtttacatatggaggtactgcTATATCATGGCGTTCAATGAAACAAACAATAGTTTCCACATCTtcaaatcatgctgagataatagccattcatgaGGCTAGTCAGGAATGTGTTTGGTTAAGATCAATGACTCAGCATATTCAGGAAATGTGTGGTTTTCTTATGAAAACAGATAATCCAACTACActatatgaagacaatgctgcatgcattgCTCAACTGAAAGGAGGATACATCAAAGGAGACAAAACAAAGCACATTTTACCAAAGTTTTTTTACGCATGATCTTCAACAAAATGGTGAAATTAATGTTCAACAAATTCGTTCATATGAAAATTTggttgatctgttcactaaggcattaccaacctcaacatTTGAGAAGTTGAGACAGAAGATTGGAATACGCCGTCTTCAGGAAATAAATTGATGTTTTCATGAGGGGGAGTAAGATACACGATGTATTCTTTTTCCCTTAGCCTAGGTTTTGTCCCACTTGGTTTtactggtaaggtttttaacgaggtagCAAATAAAGCGTATTacagatatgtgtactctttttccttcactaagatTTTTTTCCTACAGGGTTTTTccttagtaaggttttaacgaggcacattgtCTATGAACATcaaagggggagtgttatgataaatatcacattatggtggatgtctactcttcttccatgattttcatctcaaatgcttaatgacatattcaatgacatattttgtatgttcaatgacatatttcatgacatattttctttactttttatgcttatataaaggccttgtaatagataggaaaatacaaacaattgaagaagaaaatctcttccttttctctatctttatttttgttcatgttttactaaattgattttatttcttgttcatgttttactaaattgcttttattttataacaattttCTATATATTCGTTAGCTTCCGAAGCCCAATTTTATGTCTTATCCCTAGAATAAAGAACATTTTACATTGCCGTTCAATATCGTTAATTATGCTAGCTTTTTGACTCTGTTGACTTGCAATAGTTCCTGAAAATAACTTTCCCCTTCGAGTCAATTCGAATTATTGGGTCAGTAAAGTAGTTTCTTTTCCAACAGATTGAATTGAACACCCTTGGATCTAAGTTTTTCCGGCAATTACATACATCAACATGGTAGCTGGAGCAAAGCCTAAATACGACGTGTTTTTAAGTTTTAGAGGAGAAGACACCCGCAAAAACTTTGTTAGTCATCTATACCGTGCTTTAACAAAGAAAGGAGTTCACACTTTCAGAGATGATCGGAGCGTAGAGAAGGGAAAAACAATCAAAGATGAACTAATCGGTGCTATTGAAGAGTCACGACTGGCCGTTATCGTGTTCTCGGCGAATTATGCGTCGTCCAGATGGTGTTTGGAGGAACTCGTTAAGATCATCGAATGCAAGATCCAGAAAAAGCAAACTGTTATACCCATCTGCTATGGTATTAACGAATCAGAAAAGTGCAGCGTAGTTGATGGTTTTGCTGAAGCTTTTGCCAAACGTGAAGCATATTCTACGGATGGTTACTTTGATGAAGAGAGACTGAAAAGTTGGAGGAAAGCTCTAACTGAAGCAATAGATTCAGGCTGGGATGTCAACAAGTGTGTGGAACAGTACTATCGGTGAGTTTCAACTCTCTCAAGTTTAATTGTAGTAATTTCTTTGTCACTCAGTTGTATATACACTAAGTAGAAGTGGTAAGTAAAAGAAATTTAGCGGGGATGAGGGAAGAGGGAGATAGTGTTGAATGTATATATAGGAATTTCATTCCATTAATGGCTTTTAACGTTACACTAAACCAAACTAATGAGTCGCTAAAAGAAGGTGAAGAGCTCACTTAAATTATAACTGAATTAATGAAAGAAACAAGTTTACTCTATCTTATAATTTGTGCCTGTGCATAAAATTAATCTTGCAGGGGTCATGCATGCATATACTGTTTAACCTTTTGTTTTTATGGGAAaagtttgttttcttttaatcatactagcaaatcaaatttaattcatTAATTTAGGCAATTTATCAACTGATGGATGAGTTGAATTGGAATTAATTCATTAATATTTTTAGGAACGAAGCGGAATGTATAGAGCAGATAGTGAAGGAGATCGTTAGCAAGCTAAGATCGGAAGAAGTGGCCGGAGAAGTACGTCAAAAGGATGTGGAATTCGGAAGTAAATTCCTGTCGGAGAGAGTCATTGGCTTCACTCGTTCAGCAGCATCTCCTTTCCCATTGTGTGTGCccgtattttttttttgtgaccaTTTATAGTATTTAAAAAAGTGATCAAACTTTCTAGTCCAAATATAAAGATATAAAAGTCGACGATCGACCAATGGTTGGAGTACTTGGTGCGACTTTTTCTTTATTTGTGGGGTGGGGACGGTGAACCACTTGAGCACTCTAATGTGCTTTCTGACTATTGTTAGTGGGCACGATAGACCACTTCACTACTCTTTATGCTTTGTTGACTGCAAATATTATTACTCTTATTTAGTACTGTAGTTTAGTATATAGTATTAGATTAGAAATATCTCCAAAATCGTATATAAGGCTCTTGAGTAGATAGCTACCTAATATAGTAATGTACTCCTAATTTCTATTGTATGTTAGGATTAGGATGGTTTAACTATTGTATTAGTAATGTACTCCAAATTTCTACTGTATGTTTGATGGTTTAACTATTATATATTTGAGTAGGAACTGGAACAATGCAGTGATAAATTGACTAGCCAAGTCCCTACATTCCTTGGCATTCTCTCTTTTTACTTCaaaccccccaccccccacccccaccacCCCCACCCCGCATCTGTAGCACTGTAAACTGTAAAGTTTCAACCTTGCTAAAAAAGTTTCTCCACCTTAAGGAGTAGAATGTCAAAATCAGTGGATCGTATTTGTACGTTGTTGACAAATTTAACTCGAGTATTCATCAACGGAGGTTTAGGTATAGAGGAGCAGAAATGAGAGAAGAAGAATTAGAGGTGAAGATAAAAAATGAACGTTGCTTTTTCATTTCACACTATACGTGGTAATATACAATTACAGTCTAATAATACAACTAAGTAACAGCTGTCATTCTTTAACCTACTAACTTCTTAACAATAATTAACCATCTTGCTAACTACCTAGCAGCAGTGTAACTAACAACTGCAACCATAGTTAGTTAACTCAAGTTACTCCTATTTCatcactccccctcaagctggtaGGTGCAAAAACATTAAGCACCCTCAATTTGGATACTAGATACTCATGTTGTGATATCAGAAGTGCCTTGGTCAATATGTCTGCTTGTTGCTCTTTAGAACTAACATGatgtgttttgattaattcttgtTGAATCTTCTATCTCATAAAGTGGCAATCAATCTCTATATGCTTTGTCCTCTCATGGTACACTGGATTTGCTGCAATTTGTTGCGCTGCCTTATTATCACAGAACAATTCAATCGGTTTCTTCACATCTGCTCATAGCTCCTTGAACAATCCAGGCACCTATATTAGTTCTGCTACAATCCCTACCATGCTTCTGTATTCAGCTTCTGCTGAACTTCTTGATACTGTGTTTTACTTCTTTGATTTACAGGAGAGTCTCCATACTTTACTAGAAAACTAGTAACTGATTTCCTTGTATTAGGACATGATGCCCAATCAACATCACAATAGGCACTCGAAACATTTGCCTTTCTGCTACTCATCAGTATGCCAACTCCAGGCTCTCTCTTGATGTACCTTACAACTCTTAAGGCTGCTTCCCAATGTCTTCTCTTAGGTTGCTGCATGAATTGGCTAAGGGTTTGAACTGCAAAAGCTATATCTAGTCTGTTTAATGTCATGTACAATAGTTTCCCAATGCGTCTCTGATATTTCCCTTTATCTTCCAATGCATCATCATCTTGCACCCCTGTAATGTCATCTAGTTTTTTGCTAGTAAACTTCTGGTTGTATTCAAGTGGAGTCCAAGCAGTCTTTGCAGCATTTAATCCTAGATCACCAATTAGTTCTAAGGCATACTTCCTCTGGTTCATCAGAAAACCTTTGGTGGATCTACATAATTCAATTCCCAAAAAGTATTTTAACTCTCCAATATCCTTCATTTTGAATGTTTTGTTCAGTTGATCCTTAGTAGCTTCTATCAATTTCAGACTATTCCCAGTGATCAACATGTCATCCACAAAAACCAGAATGACAACAACGTTGTTATCCTGTTTTTGAGTAAACAAGGAATGATCCAGACTGCTTTGAGTAAACCCATGTGCCAGTAGAGCTTCATTCAACTTAACACTCTATTGCATGCTTgcttgcttcaatccataaagggATTTGGCATGCCTGCATACAAGATGCTCCCACTAGCTTGTAAAACCCTTAGGTAGTTGCATTTATATTTCATCATGAAGATCTCCTTGTAAAAAGGCATTGTACACATTAATTTGGTGGATGTGCCAACCTTCCGCTGCAGCTATAGACACCACTGATCTCTGAGTTGCTATTTTAACCACTGGTGAGAATATTTTAGTATAGTCAAGGCCTTCTTGCTGGTTGTATCCTTTGGCAACCAATCGTGCTTTAAACCTCTCAATATCTCCATTGGCTTTATACTTCACCTTGAATACCCATTTGCAACCAATGAGAATTTTTTCTTTTAGGCAAAGGTACCAATTCCCAAGTTTTGTTCtcctctagagctgaaatttcaGTCTTCATAGCCTCTACCCATCTAGGGTCTGCAGAAGCTTCCTTGAAGGATCTTGGTTCAGCTACAGAAGTAAGGGcagtgagaaaatatttatagGCAGGACTAATGTTGGTATAGTCAACTGAATTCTGGATAGGATATGATACATGTGAAGCAAAATTGGTGGCTGGTGTGACAAAATCCTTTAACCAACCAAGAGCCTTTTTTGTTCGAACTAACTTTCTTAATTCTGCTGACTCAGTTGATGGCATGGTATCTGGAAAGAAGATTTCCTCATGTGCAGATTTAATCACAGATGAATCCTCCATCACTGCTCATGTGTCTGGTTCAGAAGTAGGTGGGATATCTATAACGATAGGTATATCTACTTCATGATCAACTCCAGCTGATGGAACTGGTGAAGCATCATTCTCCAATTGAACAATCTCTAGATCATCTAAACCAGCTTCTCCTTCCATGTCATCCATAGCTTGATCAAGCAATATTGGACAATTTAAACTATCATCAGCAAGCAATGGTGAAGGTCTGCCCTTTTTGAACTTGAAGGGAAATATAGTTTCTCTAAAGCTAACACCTCGGTTGATGAAGAAGGTGTGAGAGGCTATATCATACAAAATATATCCTTTTG
This sequence is a window from Nicotiana sylvestris chromosome 3, ASM39365v2, whole genome shotgun sequence. Protein-coding genes within it:
- the LOC104218877 gene encoding toll/interleukin-1 receptor-like protein, encoding MVAGAKPKYDVFLSFRGEDTRKNFVSHLYRALTKKGVHTFRDDRSVEKGKTIKDELIGAIEESRLAVIVFSANYASSRWCLEELVKIIECKIQKKQTVIPICYGINESEKCSVVDGFAEAFAKREAYSTDGYFDEERLKSWRKALTEAIDSGWDVNKCVEQYYRNEAECIEQIVKEIVSKLRSEEVAGEVRQKDVEFGSKFLSERVIGFTRSAASPFPLCVPVFFFCDHL
- the LOC138887476 gene encoding uncharacterized mitochondrial protein AtMg00810-like, encoding MEDSSVIKSAHEEIFFPDTMPSTESAELRKLVRTKKALGWLKDFVTPATNFASHVSYPIQNSVDYTNISPAYKYFLTALTSVAEPRSFKEASADPRWVEAMKTEISALEENKTWELVKYKANGDIERFKARLVAKGYNQQEGLDYTKIFSPVVKIATQRSVDNNVVVILVFVDDMLITGNSLKLIEATKDQLNKTFKMKDIGELKYFLGIELCRSTKGFLMNQRKYALELIGDLGLNAAKTAWTPLEYNQKFTSKKLDDITGVQDDDALEDKGKYQRRIGKLLYMTLNRLDIAFAVQTLSQFMQQPKRRHWEAALRVVRYIKREPGVGILMSSRKANVSSAYCDVDWASCPNTRKSVTSFLVKYGDSPVNQRSKTQYQEVQQKLNTEAW